Proteins encoded together in one Bacteroides ovatus window:
- a CDS encoding HlyD family secretion protein has translation MAIEWKEKQKKLKKVRVRNIVLNLVCVCLAVSGLWWTANYFWRYVNYEVTNDAFVDQYVAPLNVRASGYIKEVRFKEHQYVHQGDTLLVLDNREYQIKVKEAEAALLDAHGSQDVLHSGIETSHTNIAVQDANIAEAKAKLWQLKQDYHRFERLLKEESVPEQQYEQAKAAYEAAKARYQALVAQKQAALSQYAETSKKTTGTEAAILRKEADLDLAKLNLSYTVLTAPYDGYMGRRTLEPGQYVQTGQTISYLVRNKDKWITANYKETQIANIYIGQQVRIKVDAVPGKIFHGEVTAISEATGSKYSLVPTDNSAGNFVKVQQRIPVRIDLEDVSPEEMAQLRAGMMVETEALRK, from the coding sequence ATGGCAATTGAATGGAAAGAAAAACAGAAGAAACTGAAAAAAGTAAGAGTTCGTAATATCGTTTTAAATTTAGTATGTGTCTGTTTGGCTGTCTCCGGACTTTGGTGGACTGCTAATTACTTCTGGCGTTATGTGAATTACGAAGTGACTAATGATGCTTTTGTAGATCAATATGTAGCTCCTTTGAATGTCCGGGCTTCGGGTTATATCAAGGAGGTTCGTTTTAAGGAACATCAATATGTCCATCAGGGAGATACTCTGCTGGTGCTTGACAATCGTGAATATCAGATTAAGGTAAAGGAAGCGGAAGCTGCATTGTTGGATGCACATGGCTCGCAGGATGTTCTTCATTCGGGTATTGAAACTTCCCATACGAATATTGCCGTACAGGATGCCAACATCGCTGAAGCGAAAGCGAAACTTTGGCAATTGAAACAGGATTATCATCGTTTTGAACGTTTGTTGAAAGAAGAATCTGTTCCGGAACAGCAGTATGAGCAAGCGAAAGCTGCTTATGAGGCAGCAAAGGCACGTTATCAGGCATTAGTTGCACAGAAACAGGCGGCATTATCACAATATGCGGAGACAAGTAAGAAAACAACCGGTACGGAGGCTGCCATTTTGCGTAAAGAAGCAGACCTGGATTTGGCTAAGCTGAATCTGTCTTATACGGTTCTCACTGCTCCTTATGATGGATATATGGGTAGGCGTACGCTTGAACCCGGTCAATATGTGCAGACCGGACAGACTATTTCTTATTTGGTGCGTAACAAGGACAAGTGGATTACCGCTAATTATAAAGAAACGCAGATTGCTAATATCTATATTGGCCAGCAGGTGCGTATTAAAGTAGACGCAGTGCCCGGAAAGATTTTTCACGGGGAAGTCACTGCAATTTCCGAGGCAACCGGGTCTAAATATTCCTTGGTTCCTACAGATAATTCTGCCGGCAATTTTGTAAAGGTGCAGCAGCGAATCCCTGTGCGTATCGACTTGGAAGATGTTTCTCCGGAAGAAATGGCACAGTTGAGAGCCGGGATGATGGTGGAAACAGAAGCTTTACGCAAATGA
- a CDS encoding MFS transporter gives MITMKELEAPVRQWVPDWLGLISIFIVILPVTMLNGSYTGSMLEVSNTLGTNSEDITMGYYAASAGMAIAYPIIPKVLAAFSVKSLLLIDLVLQFFLSWVCARTQNADILIVCSFAVGFLKGFLMLWFIRYAQKIFSPKNVRSEFYSYFYPLVYGGGQASMLVTALLAYHYNWKYMYYFMMVLILISILFVIICFRHNRPIKAVAWSDLHIREMFVISAGLLMLMYVINYGKVLDWMASGKICIYIVIAPMLIALFIWYQSRLENPYVSLAPLFQPKAIVGYFYMMLVMFFSTSTTLLTNYLTVILKVDTTHTYSLYIYLLPGYVVGAFICFWWFRWQRWRFRFLIAGGMSCFVIFFAILYFGISPDSTYEMLYLPIFFRGLGMLTLIIAFALFAVEDLNPKYLLSNAFFLIIFRSVLAPIMATSFYSNVLYRLQQKYMYSLSETITATDPLSSTRYSQSLNNAMTQGHPYDEAAQLATNSLYNTLQQQSLLLALKEILGYLLVISVVIAVISRFIPFHKTIRVTFKKTGDDMV, from the coding sequence ATGATTACCATGAAGGAATTGGAGGCACCTGTTCGTCAATGGGTGCCCGATTGGCTTGGACTTATCAGCATTTTCATCGTGATTCTTCCGGTCACTATGCTCAATGGCTCGTATACAGGCAGTATGCTGGAAGTGTCGAACACGCTGGGTACTAATTCGGAAGATATTACGATGGGGTATTACGCTGCTTCGGCAGGTATGGCTATCGCATACCCGATTATTCCTAAGGTGTTGGCAGCCTTTTCCGTGAAATCTCTGTTATTGATTGATTTAGTACTGCAATTCTTCTTGAGTTGGGTTTGTGCACGTACGCAAAACGCAGATATTTTGATTGTCTGTAGTTTTGCTGTCGGTTTCTTGAAAGGGTTTCTTATGTTGTGGTTTATTCGTTATGCCCAGAAGATTTTCAGTCCGAAGAATGTGCGTAGCGAGTTCTATTCTTATTTTTATCCGTTGGTTTACGGTGGGGGACAAGCTTCGATGCTGGTAACGGCTTTACTGGCGTATCATTATAACTGGAAGTATATGTACTACTTTATGATGGTATTGATCTTGATTTCCATTCTGTTTGTTATCATCTGTTTCCGGCATAATCGTCCCATAAAAGCTGTCGCATGGTCTGATCTGCATATCCGTGAGATGTTTGTTATTTCGGCCGGGTTGCTGATGTTGATGTACGTTATCAATTATGGCAAAGTGCTCGATTGGATGGCTTCCGGTAAGATATGTATTTATATTGTAATAGCACCTATGCTGATTGCGCTGTTCATCTGGTATCAGAGCCGTTTGGAGAATCCTTATGTAAGTCTGGCTCCTTTGTTCCAACCCAAAGCAATTGTGGGCTATTTTTATATGATGCTTGTGATGTTTTTCAGTACATCAACCACTTTGCTGACTAACTATCTGACTGTTATTCTGAAAGTAGATACTACGCATACCTATTCTCTTTATATTTATTTGCTTCCGGGATATGTAGTCGGCGCCTTTATTTGTTTTTGGTGGTTTCGCTGGCAACGGTGGCGTTTCCGTTTTCTGATAGCGGGAGGAATGAGTTGCTTTGTGATTTTCTTTGCCATTTTGTATTTTGGCATTTCTCCGGATAGTACGTATGAGATGCTCTACCTGCCTATCTTCTTTCGTGGTTTGGGTATGTTGACTTTGATTATTGCTTTTGCCCTATTTGCCGTGGAAGACTTGAATCCGAAATACTTATTGTCGAATGCTTTCTTCCTGATTATTTTCCGTTCCGTGCTGGCACCTATCATGGCGACTTCTTTTTATAGTAATGTACTGTACCGACTGCAACAAAAATATATGTATTCTTTGTCGGAGACTATAACTGCTACTGATCCATTGTCGTCAACACGCTATAGCCAGTCGCTGAACAATGCGATGACACAGGGACATCCGTATGATGAGGCTGCGCAGTTGGCAACCAACTCCTTATATAATACGTTACAACAACAAAGCCTGTTGCTGGCACTGAAAGAGATTCTGGGTTATTTGTTGGTTATATCTGTTGTCATAGCTGTGATTTCTCGTTTTATTCCTTTCCATAAAACAATCCGCGTTACGTTTAAGAAAACAGGCGATGATATGGTATAA
- a CDS encoding MarR family winged helix-turn-helix transcriptional regulator — MREGAEFRELMLQIVRTRMAFRRSMQRTLRKNNAGITFEMLQVLSSLWHEQGISQQILAERIAKDKACLTNLMNNLEKKGYVHRKEDLADRRNKLVFLTPEGEEFKEQIRPILDQVYVYAEKIVGIESIETMLSELKSVCDVLENV; from the coding sequence ATGAGAGAAGGAGCAGAGTTTAGAGAACTCATGTTGCAGATTGTTCGTACCCGTATGGCTTTTCGCCGGTCTATGCAACGGACATTGAGAAAAAATAATGCGGGTATTACGTTTGAGATGCTTCAGGTATTAAGTAGTTTATGGCATGAGCAGGGAATTAGTCAGCAGATATTGGCGGAACGCATTGCAAAAGATAAGGCATGTCTCACCAATTTGATGAATAATCTGGAAAAGAAAGGGTATGTTCATCGGAAAGAAGATCTTGCCGACCGTCGTAATAAACTGGTGTTCCTGACTCCCGAAGGGGAAGAATTTAAAGAACAGATTCGTCCGATTCTCGATCAGGTTTATGTATATGCAGAAAAAATTGTTGGTATAGAGAGCATTGAAACTATGTTGTCTGAATTAAAGAGTGTATGCGATGTACTTGAAAATGTATAA
- a CDS encoding TolC family protein: protein MYLKMYKKYGAVLSSLFLAAQSINAQTDSLFLTIDQLFERGVQHSLQLQADVMKESMAQERIRTARSAQLPELQIGLKGGFVGQPVVWERGLSDPSYPEAPDWSQNYAIDLAQPLYQGGKIRSAIHKADIEKQVAELQTLTDEAEIKLRLLNQYMNLFSLFKQHEILTRNIEESELRLRDIRRMKKEGLITNNDVLRSEMQLTNDRLSLEEAENSIALVSQQLNILLGQDENLLLQPDTTILYQAVALQSYDDYIVQAYENDPAMRLLRAQTELARNEIRSAQSLSLPSVSLYASNTLARPVSRTLADMYNNNWNVGVSVSYPLSSLYKNNHKVKESKLMVSLRKNEEEQKMQGIRMDVRSAFLRHREALQRVEALKLSVRQAEENYRIMQNRYLNQLAILTDLLDANSVRLNVELQLVTARTRVIYTYYQLQKACGRL, encoded by the coding sequence ATGTACTTGAAAATGTATAAGAAGTATGGGGCGGTTTTATCTAGCCTGTTTTTGGCTGCTCAATCCATAAATGCACAAACGGATTCTTTGTTTCTCACTATCGATCAGCTTTTTGAACGGGGGGTACAGCATAGTCTGCAACTTCAGGCGGATGTAATGAAAGAATCTATGGCGCAGGAGCGGATACGGACCGCACGGTCTGCACAGTTACCGGAACTGCAGATCGGACTGAAAGGGGGATTTGTAGGGCAGCCTGTTGTTTGGGAACGGGGATTATCCGATCCTTCATATCCGGAAGCACCGGACTGGTCACAAAATTATGCGATTGATCTGGCACAGCCTCTCTATCAGGGTGGTAAAATCCGAAGTGCTATTCATAAAGCGGATATAGAAAAACAAGTTGCCGAACTACAAACGTTGACCGATGAGGCGGAAATAAAGTTACGGTTACTCAATCAGTATATGAACTTGTTTAGTCTGTTTAAGCAGCATGAGATACTGACACGGAATATTGAAGAGTCGGAACTCCGGTTACGCGATATCCGGCGAATGAAAAAAGAGGGGCTGATTACCAATAATGATGTATTGCGGAGCGAAATGCAGCTGACTAATGACCGACTGTCTTTGGAGGAAGCGGAAAATAGCATTGCGCTTGTATCGCAGCAACTCAATATCTTGTTGGGGCAGGATGAGAACTTGTTATTACAACCGGATACAACCATTCTCTATCAGGCAGTTGCTTTGCAGTCCTATGATGACTATATTGTTCAGGCGTATGAAAATGATCCGGCGATGAGGCTGCTTCGCGCACAGACAGAATTGGCAAGGAATGAAATCCGTTCTGCCCAATCCTTATCTCTTCCCAGTGTGTCGCTATATGCATCGAATACATTGGCACGTCCCGTTTCACGTACATTGGCGGATATGTATAACAATAACTGGAATGTGGGAGTATCGGTTTCCTATCCTTTATCTTCACTGTACAAGAACAATCATAAAGTAAAAGAGAGCAAACTGATGGTGTCTTTGCGGAAGAATGAAGAAGAACAGAAAATGCAGGGAATCCGCATGGATGTACGTTCGGCATTTTTACGCCACAGGGAAGCGTTGCAGAGGGTAGAGGCTCTAAAACTGTCTGTCCGGCAAGCGGAAGAAAATTACCGTATTATGCAGAATCGTTATCTGAATCAACTGGCTATCCTGACTGATTTACTTGATGCGAATTCCGTCCGTTTGAATGTGGAATTGCAGTTGGTCACTGCACGCACTCGTGTGATTTATACTTATTATCAACTTCAGAAGGCTTGTGGACGTCTTTAA
- a CDS encoding winged helix-turn-helix domain-containing protein, giving the protein MIEAFQYINKAFESKVRLGIMAILMVNEEADFNFLKEQLSLTDGNLASHTRSLEELGYIVCNKSFVGRKPRTVFQATPQGREAFKSHIEALEKFLKSK; this is encoded by the coding sequence ATGATAGAAGCATTCCAATATATTAATAAAGCATTCGAAAGCAAGGTCCGGCTCGGTATCATGGCTATTCTGATGGTAAATGAGGAAGCCGACTTCAATTTTCTGAAAGAGCAGCTCTCTCTGACAGACGGCAATCTTGCCAGCCATACCCGTTCCCTGGAAGAACTGGGATATATCGTATGTAACAAAAGTTTTGTTGGACGAAAGCCACGAACTGTTTTTCAAGCAACCCCGCAAGGCAGAGAAGCTTTCAAATCTCATATTGAAGCTTTAGAGAAATTTCTAAAATCAAAATAA